In Nocardioides sp. zg-1228, a single window of DNA contains:
- a CDS encoding site-2 protease family protein — translation MSALLYTLGVVAFVVAILVSIGLHEFGHLVPAKKFGCKVPQWFIGFGPTVWSRTIGDTEYGIKAIPLGGYVKIVGMLPPGAEHLVEETTYDEDGEPVHKVRRSNTGMFTQLISDARAAEWEYVKQHDTDRLFYRLPWWKKVIVMAGGPMVNIAIAFGLFAVLFATYGNPRDEVVEPVVAAVPECVIPVEEQGRACTADDPPTPAKEAGIQPGDEILSFNGTPFRDWESLQAQIRANADGDAVIEVRRGDEQLTLTTNTTVTLRQTSVEDETLTEVGFLGVQPETRFETGGLVYTAAQMKTMAAETLKALGQLPVKVYEVGRAVVGLQERDPESPVSIVGGGRFAGEAASSEAFPVTEKVVTLLFLVASFNFFIGMFNFVPLLPLDGGHIAGALYEGLKRGLARLRGRPDPGHVDVAKLLPVAYVVGLAMLVMGVVLIVADIVVPLRLS, via the coding sequence ATGTCCGCCCTGCTCTACACCCTGGGTGTCGTCGCCTTCGTCGTGGCCATCCTGGTCTCGATCGGGCTCCATGAGTTCGGACACCTCGTGCCGGCCAAGAAGTTCGGCTGCAAGGTGCCGCAGTGGTTCATCGGCTTCGGGCCGACCGTGTGGAGCCGCACGATCGGTGACACCGAGTACGGCATCAAGGCCATCCCGCTCGGCGGCTACGTCAAGATCGTGGGGATGCTGCCCCCGGGCGCCGAGCACCTCGTCGAGGAGACGACCTACGACGAGGACGGCGAGCCCGTCCACAAGGTGCGCCGGTCCAACACCGGGATGTTCACGCAGCTGATCTCCGACGCCCGCGCCGCGGAGTGGGAGTACGTCAAGCAGCACGACACCGACCGCCTCTTCTACCGCCTCCCGTGGTGGAAGAAGGTGATCGTGATGGCGGGCGGCCCGATGGTCAACATCGCCATCGCGTTCGGCCTGTTCGCCGTGCTGTTCGCCACCTACGGCAACCCCCGCGACGAGGTCGTCGAGCCGGTCGTCGCGGCCGTGCCCGAGTGCGTCATCCCGGTCGAGGAGCAGGGCCGCGCCTGCACGGCCGACGACCCGCCGACCCCGGCGAAGGAAGCGGGCATCCAGCCCGGCGACGAGATCCTGAGCTTCAACGGCACCCCGTTCCGCGACTGGGAGAGCCTCCAGGCGCAGATCCGCGCCAACGCCGACGGCGACGCCGTCATCGAGGTGCGCCGCGGCGACGAGCAGCTCACGCTGACCACCAACACCACCGTCACGCTGCGCCAGACGTCGGTCGAGGACGAGACGCTCACCGAGGTCGGCTTCCTCGGCGTGCAGCCGGAGACCCGCTTCGAGACGGGCGGGCTCGTCTACACCGCCGCGCAGATGAAGACGATGGCCGCGGAGACGCTGAAGGCCCTCGGCCAGCTGCCGGTGAAGGTCTACGAGGTGGGCCGCGCCGTCGTCGGCCTGCAGGAGCGCGACCCGGAGAGCCCGGTGTCCATCGTGGGCGGGGGTCGGTTCGCCGGCGAGGCGGCGTCCAGCGAGGCGTTCCCGGTGACCGAGAAGGTCGTCACGCTGCTGTTCCTGGTCGCGAGCTTCAACTTCTTCATCGGCATGTTCAACTTCGTGCCGCTGCTGCCGCTCGACGGTGGTCACATCGCCGGCGCGCTCTACGAGGGCCTCAAGCGCGGCCTCGCCCGGCTTCGCGGGCGGCCCGACCCCGGGCACGTCGACGTCGCCAAGCTCCTGCCCGTCGCCTACGTCGTGGGGCTGGCGATGCTGGTCATGGGCGTCGTGCTCATCGTCGCCGACATCGTCGTCCCCCTGCGCCTGAGCTGA
- a CDS encoding 1-deoxy-D-xylulose-5-phosphate reductoisomerase gives MTARDIVILGSTGSIGTQALDLVRAHPDRFRVVGLTAGGSHPELFEAQVAEFAPEFSGLGEEASVEAASRTCDVVLNGITGAVGLRPTLAALDAGTPLALANKESLIIGGPLVKERARPGQIVPVDSEHSAIAQSLRAGSADEVRRLVLTASGGPFRGWSADALAGVTPEQALAHPNFAMGRVITTNSATLVNKGLEVIEAHLLFDIPFDRIDVVVHPQQLIHSMVEFVDGAVVAQLGLPTMLVPIALGMGWPDRVPDAEAPIDWTRAADWRFEPLDDVVFPAVTLARAAGELGGTAPAVYNAANEVAVDAFHEGRLGFHEIVVTVAHVLERHDVPSKEHLTVDDVLAADAWARAEAAALI, from the coding sequence GTGACTGCGCGCGACATCGTGATCCTCGGCTCCACCGGCTCGATCGGCACCCAGGCGCTCGACCTGGTGCGCGCCCACCCCGACCGGTTCCGCGTCGTCGGCCTGACGGCCGGCGGCTCGCACCCCGAGCTCTTCGAGGCGCAGGTCGCGGAGTTCGCGCCGGAGTTCTCCGGGCTCGGGGAGGAGGCCTCGGTCGAGGCCGCCTCACGCACGTGCGACGTCGTGCTCAACGGCATCACGGGCGCCGTGGGGCTTCGGCCCACCCTGGCGGCGCTCGACGCCGGCACCCCGCTCGCCCTGGCCAACAAGGAGTCGCTGATCATCGGCGGTCCGTTGGTCAAGGAGCGCGCGCGACCCGGCCAGATCGTGCCCGTCGACTCCGAGCACAGCGCCATCGCGCAGAGCCTGCGCGCGGGCTCCGCCGACGAGGTACGCCGGCTCGTCCTCACCGCGTCCGGCGGCCCGTTCCGCGGGTGGTCGGCCGACGCGCTGGCCGGGGTCACCCCCGAGCAGGCGCTCGCCCACCCCAACTTCGCGATGGGCCGGGTGATCACCACCAACTCGGCGACGCTCGTCAACAAGGGCCTCGAGGTCATCGAGGCCCACCTGCTCTTCGACATCCCCTTCGACCGCATCGACGTGGTGGTCCACCCCCAGCAGCTCATCCACTCGATGGTGGAGTTCGTCGACGGCGCCGTGGTCGCGCAGCTCGGCCTGCCGACGATGCTGGTGCCCATCGCGCTCGGGATGGGCTGGCCCGACCGGGTCCCCGACGCCGAGGCGCCCATCGACTGGACCCGGGCCGCCGACTGGCGCTTCGAGCCGCTCGACGACGTCGTCTTCCCGGCCGTCACGCTCGCCCGCGCGGCGGGGGAGCTGGGCGGCACCGCGCCCGCGGTCTACAACGCCGCCAACGAGGTCGCCGTCGACGCCTTCCACGAGGGTCGGCTGGGCTTCCACGAGATCGTCGTCACGGTCGCCCACGTCCTCGAGCGCCACGACGTACCATCGAAGGAGCACCTCACCGTCGACGACGTGCTCGCCGCCGACGCCTGGGCGCGAGCCGAGGCCGCGGCCCTCATCTGA
- a CDS encoding M1 family metallopeptidase yields the protein MSIRALSRPLLSSVLAAVLAVGITGAAATADPPAADPANPAGPAGAPAGALLGAPVDGAPGIGDPYWPLDGNGGIDVRRYQIANRYDLATKRLAGRTTIELTATQDLASFSLDFLLRVSAVSVDGRKALFTRTDGGHELRITPDQPLAAGTEHTVVVVYADKPARYAYAGERNWLASKREVVTMNEPHMAPWWFPANDHPLDKALVDVRIRVPNGREVVSNGKLRGRDVGRSTTEWHWRADEPMAPYLAFFAAGDFTIAKGRRGGLPWLVAVSQQLSQDEQRASMRLMKRTPAVVAGLEKDLGPYPFSVVGGITTGLDPGFALENQTRPTYPAVGAGYTTLVVHELAHQWFGDDIAVEGWSDIWLNEGFASFMEWRWTETHGGRSGDAILRSYYDSIAAGSDVWTVPVGDPGAARIFDQAVYGRGAMTLQALRNRVGDEAFWRVVRAWTREQRGGNGSTEEFEELAARVSGHDLSAFFDAWLRTPAKPARTADNGLG from the coding sequence GTGAGCATCCGAGCCCTCTCCCGGCCCCTGCTGTCCTCCGTGCTCGCCGCGGTGCTGGCGGTGGGGATCACCGGCGCCGCGGCGACCGCCGACCCTCCCGCCGCCGACCCCGCCAACCCCGCCGGGCCCGCAGGCGCTCCCGCGGGGGCGCTCCTGGGGGCTCCCGTCGACGGGGCGCCTGGCATCGGCGACCCCTACTGGCCGCTCGACGGCAACGGCGGCATCGACGTGCGCCGCTACCAGATCGCCAACCGCTACGACCTGGCCACCAAGCGGCTGGCGGGTCGTACGACGATCGAGCTGACGGCGACGCAGGACCTTGCGAGCTTCTCGCTCGACTTCCTCCTCAGGGTGTCCGCGGTCAGCGTCGACGGTCGGAAGGCGCTCTTCACCAGAACCGACGGCGGCCACGAGCTGCGGATCACCCCCGACCAGCCACTGGCCGCCGGCACCGAGCACACCGTCGTGGTGGTCTACGCCGACAAGCCGGCCAGGTACGCCTACGCGGGCGAGCGCAACTGGCTGGCCAGCAAGCGCGAGGTCGTCACGATGAACGAGCCGCACATGGCGCCGTGGTGGTTCCCGGCCAACGACCACCCGCTCGACAAGGCCCTCGTCGACGTGAGGATCCGCGTGCCCAACGGCCGCGAGGTCGTCTCCAACGGGAAGCTGCGCGGGCGTGACGTGGGCAGGAGCACCACCGAGTGGCACTGGCGGGCCGACGAGCCGATGGCGCCCTACCTGGCCTTCTTCGCAGCCGGTGACTTCACCATCGCCAAGGGCCGGCGCGGCGGCCTGCCGTGGCTGGTCGCGGTCTCCCAGCAGCTGAGCCAGGACGAGCAGCGCGCGAGCATGCGGCTGATGAAGCGGACCCCCGCCGTGGTCGCGGGTCTCGAGAAGGACCTGGGCCCCTACCCGTTCTCCGTCGTCGGAGGCATCACCACCGGGCTCGACCCCGGCTTCGCGCTGGAGAACCAGACCCGGCCGACCTATCCGGCGGTCGGCGCCGGCTACACCACCCTCGTCGTGCACGAGCTCGCGCACCAGTGGTTCGGCGACGACATCGCCGTCGAGGGCTGGTCCGACATCTGGCTCAACGAGGGCTTCGCCAGCTTCATGGAGTGGCGCTGGACCGAGACCCACGGCGGCCGGTCGGGCGACGCGATCCTGCGCAGCTACTACGACAGCATCGCGGCCGGCTCCGACGTCTGGACCGTGCCGGTCGGCGACCCGGGGGCGGCGAGGATCTTCGACCAGGCCGTCTACGGTCGCGGCGCGATGACGCTGCAGGCCCTGCGCAACCGTGTCGGCGACGAGGCCTTCTGGCGCGTCGTGCGCGCCTGGACCCGCGAGCAGCGCGGCGGCAACGGCTCCACGGAGGAGTTCGAGGAGCTGGCGGCCCGCGTCAGCGGGCACGACCTCAGCGCGTTCTTCGACGCCTGGCTGCGCACGCCCGCCAAGCCGGCGCGCACGGCCGACAACGGCCTGGGGTGA
- a CDS encoding RIO1 family regulatory kinase/ATPase, translated as MEDVDESFVFDYQAYADELGEGQRWSRWEDLEALMKGPEPRPDWVVTSSGAIDTDLGVLKTGKEADVFLIERADPHRPDEAVVMAAKRYRDTDHRTFHRAASYTEGRSMKRSRDNRALKRKSTWGRQVAAGEWAASEWNALRRCWELGLPVPYPVQIDETEIVMEWITHRVDGEVETAPRVAQVRPERALVESYYEQLRDALTTLVQAGQVHGDLSPYNTLAAGDRLVIIDLPQMVDLVGNPRGMDFLLRDCANMCAWFRSRGLEADEQELFGELMAHAF; from the coding sequence ATGGAGGACGTCGACGAGTCGTTCGTCTTCGACTACCAGGCCTACGCCGACGAGCTCGGCGAGGGCCAGCGCTGGTCGCGCTGGGAGGACCTCGAGGCCCTGATGAAGGGCCCGGAGCCACGCCCCGACTGGGTCGTGACCTCCAGCGGCGCCATCGACACCGACCTCGGCGTGCTCAAGACCGGCAAGGAGGCCGACGTCTTCCTCATCGAGCGCGCGGACCCCCATCGGCCCGACGAGGCGGTCGTGATGGCCGCCAAGCGCTACCGCGACACCGACCACCGCACGTTCCACCGGGCGGCCTCCTACACCGAGGGCCGGTCGATGAAGCGGTCCCGCGACAACCGTGCCCTCAAGCGCAAGTCCACCTGGGGTCGCCAGGTCGCGGCCGGGGAGTGGGCGGCCTCGGAGTGGAACGCCCTGCGCCGCTGCTGGGAGCTGGGCCTCCCCGTCCCCTATCCGGTGCAGATCGACGAGACCGAGATCGTCATGGAGTGGATCACCCACCGCGTCGACGGCGAGGTCGAGACCGCGCCCCGCGTGGCCCAGGTCCGCCCCGAGCGGGCGCTCGTCGAGAGCTACTACGAGCAGCTGCGCGACGCGCTGACCACCCTCGTCCAGGCCGGTCAGGTCCATGGCGACCTGTCGCCCTACAACACCCTGGCGGCCGGTGACCGGCTCGTGATCATCGACCTGCCGCAGATGGTCGACCTCGTCGGCAACCCGCGCGGCATGGACTTCCTGCTGCGCGACTGCGCCAACATGTGCGCCTGGTTCCGCTCGCGCGGGCTCGAGGCCGACGAGCAGGAGCTGTTCGGTGAGCTGATGGCCCACGCCTTCTGA
- a CDS encoding Rossmann fold nucleotide-binding protein, giving the protein MKHTHGRVVDVTTLADLDHRLAAGARSLSGWRLLGLDLTRRGPALLERSLDQALFLGCDLTDDDEDAVRRAGAVVLHEIPGTPVDPYRASLYSPAELYDSPRYAATLDARAYAWSRGDTSADDTLAMALHDHHVDAALAAWVAGRDVVGVMGGHALERGSPAYVEAARLGHALGDHLTVATGGGPGAMEAANLGAFVPGDLAGALAAVAAVPSFRPDVGAWARTALDVVAATGTGRESLGIPTWHYGHEPSNVFATSIAKFFANAPREALLLEVCTAGIVFLPGAAGTVQEVFQDACENYYADLTAVAPMVLVGRRHWTEDLPVWPLLQALAAGRAMEPHVHLVDTVEEAVDVVRAGAGHRAGG; this is encoded by the coding sequence GTGAAGCACACCCACGGACGCGTCGTCGACGTCACGACCCTGGCCGACCTCGACCACAGGCTGGCGGCCGGTGCCCGCTCGCTCTCCGGCTGGCGGCTGCTGGGCCTCGACCTGACCCGGCGCGGCCCGGCCCTGCTGGAGCGCTCGCTCGACCAGGCGCTGTTCCTGGGGTGCGACCTCACCGACGACGACGAGGACGCCGTGCGCCGCGCCGGGGCGGTCGTGCTCCACGAGATCCCCGGGACCCCGGTCGACCCCTACCGCGCGAGCCTCTACTCCCCCGCCGAGCTCTACGACTCACCCCGCTACGCCGCCACCCTCGACGCCCGCGCCTACGCCTGGTCGCGCGGCGACACCAGCGCCGACGACACCCTGGCGATGGCGCTGCACGACCACCACGTCGACGCCGCCCTGGCCGCCTGGGTGGCCGGACGCGACGTGGTCGGCGTGATGGGCGGGCACGCCCTCGAGCGCGGGAGCCCGGCGTACGTCGAGGCGGCGCGCCTCGGGCACGCGCTCGGCGACCACCTCACCGTGGCGACGGGCGGCGGGCCGGGGGCCATGGAGGCGGCCAACCTCGGCGCGTTCGTCCCCGGCGACCTGGCCGGCGCGCTCGCGGCCGTGGCAGCCGTGCCGTCCTTCCGACCCGACGTGGGCGCCTGGGCGCGCACGGCCCTCGACGTCGTCGCCGCCACCGGGACCGGACGCGAGTCGCTCGGCATCCCCACCTGGCACTACGGCCACGAGCCGTCCAACGTGTTCGCCACCTCGATCGCGAAGTTCTTCGCCAACGCTCCCCGCGAGGCCCTGCTGCTCGAGGTGTGCACCGCCGGCATCGTCTTCCTGCCCGGCGCGGCCGGCACCGTGCAGGAGGTCTTCCAGGACGCCTGCGAGAACTACTACGCCGACCTGACCGCGGTCGCCCCGATGGTGCTCGTGGGTCGTCGCCACTGGACCGAGGACCTGCCGGTCTGGCCGTTGCTGCAGGCCCTGGCCGCGGGCCGGGCGATGGAGCCGCACGTCCACCTCGTCGACACCGTCGAGGAGGCCGTCGACGTCGTGCGGGCGGGTGCGGGCCACCGCGCCGGGGGCTGA
- the rlmN gene encoding 23S rRNA (adenine(2503)-C(2))-methyltransferase RlmN, whose amino-acid sequence MSETPTDQQPITTLPLVFNEPRGRKKPPRHLADLDEAGRKALLEEMGLPGFRAKQLSNHYFTRLVDDPAEMTDLPAGQRDELVSALLPDLMTPLRTLEADKGTTRKTLWRLFDGALVESVLMRYPDRATVCVSSQAGCGMACPFCATGMGGLQRNMSTAEIVEQVVAGARSMARGEVPGGPGRVSNVVFMGMGEPLANYKAVIGAVRRLTDPSPAGLGMSARGITVSTVGLVPRINQLADEGIPVTLALSLHAPDDELRNELVPINTRFSVAETVEAAWNYAAKTKRRVSIEYAMMRGINDQAHRADLLADVLNSYGDWGWVHVNLIPLNPIEGSKWTASDPADEREFVRRLEAKGIPTTVRDTRGREIDGACGQLAAKE is encoded by the coding sequence ATGTCCGAGACGCCGACCGACCAGCAGCCGATCACGACCCTGCCCCTCGTGTTCAACGAGCCGCGGGGCCGCAAGAAGCCCCCGCGCCACCTCGCCGACCTCGACGAGGCCGGGCGCAAGGCGCTGCTCGAGGAGATGGGCCTGCCCGGCTTCCGCGCCAAGCAGCTCAGCAACCACTACTTCACCCGCCTCGTCGACGACCCGGCCGAGATGACCGACCTGCCCGCCGGCCAGCGCGACGAGCTCGTCTCGGCGCTGCTGCCCGACCTGATGACGCCGCTGCGCACCCTGGAGGCCGACAAGGGCACCACGCGCAAGACGCTGTGGCGGCTCTTCGACGGCGCCCTGGTCGAGTCGGTGCTGATGCGCTACCCCGACCGCGCCACGGTGTGCGTCTCCAGCCAGGCCGGCTGTGGCATGGCGTGCCCCTTCTGCGCCACCGGCATGGGCGGCCTGCAGCGCAACATGTCGACCGCCGAGATCGTCGAGCAGGTCGTCGCAGGCGCCCGGTCGATGGCACGTGGCGAGGTGCCGGGCGGTCCCGGCCGCGTCTCCAACGTCGTCTTCATGGGCATGGGCGAGCCCCTGGCCAACTACAAGGCCGTCATCGGTGCCGTACGACGCCTCACGGACCCCTCGCCCGCCGGGCTCGGCATGAGCGCGCGCGGCATCACCGTCTCCACCGTCGGCCTGGTCCCGCGGATCAACCAGCTCGCCGACGAGGGCATCCCGGTCACCCTGGCACTGAGCCTGCACGCGCCGGACGACGAGCTGCGCAACGAGCTCGTCCCGATCAACACCCGCTTCTCCGTGGCCGAGACCGTCGAGGCGGCCTGGAACTACGCCGCGAAGACCAAGCGCCGCGTCTCGATCGAGTACGCCATGATGCGCGGCATCAACGACCAGGCCCACCGGGCCGACCTGCTCGCCGACGTGCTCAACTCCTACGGCGACTGGGGGTGGGTGCACGTCAACCTGATCCCGCTCAACCCCATCGAGGGCTCGAAGTGGACCGCGTCCGACCCGGCCGACGAGCGCGAGTTCGTCCGCCGGCTCGAGGCCAAGGGCATCCCGACCACGGTGCGTGACACCCGCGGCCGCGAGATCGACGGCGCCTGCGGCCAGCTCGCGGCCAAGGAGTAG